Proteins from a single region of Physeter macrocephalus isolate SW-GA unplaced genomic scaffold, ASM283717v5 random_927, whole genome shotgun sequence:
- the SEPTIN3 gene encoding neuronal-specific septin-3 isoform X1: MSKGLPETRTDAAMSELVPEPRPKPAVPMKPVSINPNLLGYIGIDTIIEQMRKKTMKTGFDFNIMVVGQSGLGKSTLVNTLFKSQVSRKASSWNREEKIPKTVEIKAIGHVIEEGGVKMKLTVIDTPGFGDQINNENCWEPIEKYINEQYEKFLKEEVNIARKKRIPDTRVHCCLYFISPTGHSLRPLDLEFMKHLSKVVNIIPVIAKADTMTLEEKSEFKQRVRKELEVNGIEFYPQKEFDEDLEDKTENDKIRQESMPFAVVGSDKEYQVNGKRVLGRKTPWGIIEVENLNHCEFALLRDFVIRTHLQDLKEVTHNIHYETYRAKRLNDNGGLPPGEGLLGTVLPPGPATPCPTAE, encoded by the exons ATGTCCAAAG GGCTCCCGGAGACCAGGACGGACGCAGCCATGTCAGAGCTGGTGCCTGAGCCCAGGCCTAAGCCGGCAGTGCCCATGAAGCCCGTCAGCATCAACCCCAACCTGCTGGGCTACATTGGCATCGACACCATCATCGAGCAGATGCGCAAGAAGACCATGAAGACTGGTTTCGACTTCAACATCATGGTCGTTG GTCAGAGTGGACTGGGCAAGTCAACGCTAGTCAACACCCTCTTCAAATCCCAAGTGAGCCGCAAGGCCTCCAGCTGGAACCGGGAAGAGAAGATTCCCAAGACGGTGGAGATCAAAGCTATCGGGCACG TGATAGAGGAAGGCGGTGTCAAAATGAAGCTGACTGTCATCGACACGCCAGGCTTTGGAGACCAGATCAACAATGAGAACTG CTGGGAGCCCATTGAGAAATACATCAATGAACAATATGAGAAATTCCTGAAGGAGGAGGTGAACATAGCCAGGAAGAAACGCATCCCTGACACTCGTGTCCACTGCTGCCTCTACTTCATCTCCCCGACGGGACACTC CTTGCGACCTCTCGACCTGGAGTTCATGAAACACCTCAGCAAAGTTGTGAACATCATCCCTGTCATTGCTAAGGCTGACACCATGACCCTGGAGGAGAAGTCTGAATTCAAGCAAAGG GTTCGAAAGGAGCTTGAAGTAAATGGCATTGAATTCTACCCCCAGAAGGAATTTGATGAGGATTTGGAGGACAAGACGGAGAATGACAAAATCCGG CAGGAGAGCATGCCTTTCGCTGTGGTGGGAAGTGACAAGGAGTACCAGGTGAATGGCAAGCGGGTCCTCGGCAGAAAAACTCCCTGGGGGATCATTGAAG TGGAAAACCTCAACCACTGTGAGTTTGCCCTGCTTCGAGACTTTGTCATCAG GACCCACCTCCAGGACCTCAAGGAAGTGACACACAACATCCACTATGAGACCTACAGGGCCAAGCGGCTCAATGACAATGGAGGCCTCCCTCCG
- the SEPTIN3 gene encoding neuronal-specific septin-3 isoform X2, translating to MSKGLPETRTDAAMSELVPEPRPKPAVPMKPVSINPNLLGYIGIDTIIEQMRKKTMKTGFDFNIMVVGQSGLGKSTLVNTLFKSQVSRKASSWNREEKIPKTVEIKAIGHVIEEGGVKMKLTVIDTPGFGDQINNENCWEPIEKYINEQYEKFLKEEVNIARKKRIPDTRVHCCLYFISPTGHSLRPLDLEFMKHLSKVVNIIPVIAKADTMTLEEKSEFKQRVRKELEVNGIEFYPQKEFDEDLEDKTENDKIRESMPFAVVGSDKEYQVNGKRVLGRKTPWGIIEVENLNHCEFALLRDFVIRTHLQDLKEVTHNIHYETYRAKRLNDNGGLPPGEGLLGTVLPPGPATPCPTAE from the exons ATGTCCAAAG GGCTCCCGGAGACCAGGACGGACGCAGCCATGTCAGAGCTGGTGCCTGAGCCCAGGCCTAAGCCGGCAGTGCCCATGAAGCCCGTCAGCATCAACCCCAACCTGCTGGGCTACATTGGCATCGACACCATCATCGAGCAGATGCGCAAGAAGACCATGAAGACTGGTTTCGACTTCAACATCATGGTCGTTG GTCAGAGTGGACTGGGCAAGTCAACGCTAGTCAACACCCTCTTCAAATCCCAAGTGAGCCGCAAGGCCTCCAGCTGGAACCGGGAAGAGAAGATTCCCAAGACGGTGGAGATCAAAGCTATCGGGCACG TGATAGAGGAAGGCGGTGTCAAAATGAAGCTGACTGTCATCGACACGCCAGGCTTTGGAGACCAGATCAACAATGAGAACTG CTGGGAGCCCATTGAGAAATACATCAATGAACAATATGAGAAATTCCTGAAGGAGGAGGTGAACATAGCCAGGAAGAAACGCATCCCTGACACTCGTGTCCACTGCTGCCTCTACTTCATCTCCCCGACGGGACACTC CTTGCGACCTCTCGACCTGGAGTTCATGAAACACCTCAGCAAAGTTGTGAACATCATCCCTGTCATTGCTAAGGCTGACACCATGACCCTGGAGGAGAAGTCTGAATTCAAGCAAAGG GTTCGAAAGGAGCTTGAAGTAAATGGCATTGAATTCTACCCCCAGAAGGAATTTGATGAGGATTTGGAGGACAAGACGGAGAATGACAAAATCCGG GAGAGCATGCCTTTCGCTGTGGTGGGAAGTGACAAGGAGTACCAGGTGAATGGCAAGCGGGTCCTCGGCAGAAAAACTCCCTGGGGGATCATTGAAG TGGAAAACCTCAACCACTGTGAGTTTGCCCTGCTTCGAGACTTTGTCATCAG GACCCACCTCCAGGACCTCAAGGAAGTGACACACAACATCCACTATGAGACCTACAGGGCCAAGCGGCTCAATGACAATGGAGGCCTCCCTCCG
- the SEPTIN3 gene encoding neuronal-specific septin-3 isoform X3, with amino-acid sequence MSKGLPETRTDAAMSELVPEPRPKPAVPMKPVSINPNLLGYIGIDTIIEQMRKKTMKTGFDFNIMVVVIEEGGVKMKLTVIDTPGFGDQINNENCWEPIEKYINEQYEKFLKEEVNIARKKRIPDTRVHCCLYFISPTGHSLRPLDLEFMKHLSKVVNIIPVIAKADTMTLEEKSEFKQRVRKELEVNGIEFYPQKEFDEDLEDKTENDKIRQESMPFAVVGSDKEYQVNGKRVLGRKTPWGIIEVENLNHCEFALLRDFVIRTHLQDLKEVTHNIHYETYRAKRLNDNGGLPPGEGLLGTVLPPGPATPCPTAE; translated from the exons ATGTCCAAAG GGCTCCCGGAGACCAGGACGGACGCAGCCATGTCAGAGCTGGTGCCTGAGCCCAGGCCTAAGCCGGCAGTGCCCATGAAGCCCGTCAGCATCAACCCCAACCTGCTGGGCTACATTGGCATCGACACCATCATCGAGCAGATGCGCAAGAAGACCATGAAGACTGGTTTCGACTTCAACATCATGGTCGTTG TGATAGAGGAAGGCGGTGTCAAAATGAAGCTGACTGTCATCGACACGCCAGGCTTTGGAGACCAGATCAACAATGAGAACTG CTGGGAGCCCATTGAGAAATACATCAATGAACAATATGAGAAATTCCTGAAGGAGGAGGTGAACATAGCCAGGAAGAAACGCATCCCTGACACTCGTGTCCACTGCTGCCTCTACTTCATCTCCCCGACGGGACACTC CTTGCGACCTCTCGACCTGGAGTTCATGAAACACCTCAGCAAAGTTGTGAACATCATCCCTGTCATTGCTAAGGCTGACACCATGACCCTGGAGGAGAAGTCTGAATTCAAGCAAAGG GTTCGAAAGGAGCTTGAAGTAAATGGCATTGAATTCTACCCCCAGAAGGAATTTGATGAGGATTTGGAGGACAAGACGGAGAATGACAAAATCCGG CAGGAGAGCATGCCTTTCGCTGTGGTGGGAAGTGACAAGGAGTACCAGGTGAATGGCAAGCGGGTCCTCGGCAGAAAAACTCCCTGGGGGATCATTGAAG TGGAAAACCTCAACCACTGTGAGTTTGCCCTGCTTCGAGACTTTGTCATCAG GACCCACCTCCAGGACCTCAAGGAAGTGACACACAACATCCACTATGAGACCTACAGGGCCAAGCGGCTCAATGACAATGGAGGCCTCCCTCCG